A genomic segment from Bacteroidia bacterium encodes:
- the gldL gene encoding gliding motility protein GldL, which yields MFKDFRPGTRKWKNFMAKLYGLGASVVIVGALFKIMHWPFSGPLLVVGLSTEAIIFAFSAFEPIHEEVDWSLVYPELAGMHGEGHEAKEELPAEEEKLSITEQLDNMLEEAKIGPELIASLGDGMKNLSDQANKISNITEASVATGEYVSSVKSAAKNVSELSSSYSKAAESMMGLSMTAGDSANFGEQLSKVSKNLTSLNSVYELQLKGSEEHLRATNKMYESIESVMSNLSASMEDTKRYKQEMAVLAQNLESLNTVYGNMLTAMNVRK from the coding sequence ATGTTTAAAGATTTCAGACCAGGAACCCGTAAGTGGAAGAATTTCATGGCCAAACTTTACGGTTTGGGTGCCTCCGTCGTAATTGTGGGCGCTCTCTTTAAAATCATGCACTGGCCCTTTTCAGGTCCCCTCCTTGTGGTGGGTCTGAGCACCGAGGCCATCATCTTTGCTTTTTCTGCATTTGAACCTATCCATGAGGAAGTAGACTGGAGTCTTGTTTACCCGGAACTTGCCGGAATGCACGGTGAGGGGCACGAGGCGAAAGAAGAACTTCCTGCAGAAGAAGAAAAACTTTCGATTACTGAACAGCTCGATAATATGCTGGAAGAGGCCAAAATCGGTCCTGAGCTTATTGCTTCCCTGGGCGATGGTATGAAAAACCTTAGTGATCAGGCAAACAAAATCTCAAATATCACAGAGGCTTCCGTTGCCACCGGTGAATATGTGAGCAGTGTGAAATCCGCTGCCAAAAATGTGAGCGAACTGTCCAGCAGCTACTCAAAGGCCGCTGAATCTATGATGGGACTCTCCATGACGGCAGGTGATTCTGCCAACTTTGGTGAACAGCTCAGTAAGGTTTCAAAGAACCTCACTTCCCTGAACTCGGTTTACGAGCTTCAGCTGAAAGGGTCTGAAGAACACCTGCGTGCTACCAACAAAATGTATGAGAGCATCGAGAGCGTGATGAGCAACCTGAGTGCCTCTATGGAGGACACCAAACGGTACAAGCAGGAAATGGCTGTGCTGGCCCAGAACCTCGAGTCACTCAACACGGTGTATGGTAACATGCTCACCGCGATGAATGTTCGCAAGTGA
- a CDS encoding SUMF1/EgtB/PvdO family nonheme iron enzyme, whose translation MKKLLLVGSLAAVLASCNQGNGELIGVQNREPWYDYDPYGMLYCPPGSYNMGASDQDVPYAFTQKAKTVSVQAFYIDETEITNNEYRQWVYWVRDSIARRLLANAGDEDYIVPEEDYFAGNPVLVGEPYPDPPPIAWDYKIKWDSDDEEYRQILEDMYLPPRERYWKRKEIDSRKLNYAYYWLDLRTAARKANRFKWKMSPDPDPEEDGKMFINGVGFSTSDTSLGSYTVNGVPGKDRKVFIIKDVINVYPDTLAWILDFTYSFNEPMTNNYFWHPAYDEYPVVGVTWKQAKAFCIWRTQLLDGFFTSIGRTIVNDYRLPTESEWEYAARGGLDLSPYPWGGPYIRNIRGCFLGNFKPMRGSYFVDGGFHTVKVTSYSPNEFGLYCMAGNASEWTSNAYDEAAYDFSHDLNPDYLYDAKDSDPSVLKRKVIRGGSWKDVGFYLQTSSRTYEYQDTAKCYIGFRCVMTYLGRDKGDDI comes from the coding sequence ATGAAAAAGTTACTCTTAGTTGGATCCTTGGCGGCAGTGCTGGCTTCCTGTAACCAGGGCAATGGAGAACTTATCGGGGTCCAGAATCGTGAACCTTGGTACGATTACGACCCCTACGGTATGTTGTACTGCCCCCCGGGTAGTTATAATATGGGTGCCTCTGACCAGGACGTGCCCTACGCCTTCACACAAAAGGCGAAGACCGTATCCGTTCAGGCTTTCTATATTGATGAAACGGAGATTACCAATAATGAATACCGTCAGTGGGTATACTGGGTGCGAGACTCCATCGCAAGGCGTTTGTTAGCGAATGCCGGTGATGAAGACTATATTGTACCTGAAGAGGATTACTTCGCAGGGAATCCTGTTTTGGTGGGTGAACCTTATCCTGATCCTCCCCCCATTGCGTGGGATTATAAGATTAAGTGGGACAGTGATGACGAGGAATACCGCCAGATACTGGAAGATATGTACCTGCCTCCGAGGGAGCGTTACTGGAAGAGAAAGGAAATTGATTCCCGCAAGCTAAACTATGCCTACTACTGGCTGGATCTGCGTACTGCTGCCCGTAAAGCGAATCGTTTTAAGTGGAAAATGTCGCCCGATCCTGATCCGGAAGAGGATGGAAAGATGTTTATCAACGGGGTGGGATTCTCTACTTCTGACACTTCGCTGGGATCTTATACGGTGAACGGTGTTCCCGGCAAAGACAGAAAGGTCTTTATTATTAAGGATGTGATTAACGTGTATCCCGACACACTTGCATGGATACTTGACTTTACTTATTCGTTTAATGAGCCTATGACCAATAATTACTTCTGGCATCCGGCTTATGATGAGTATCCGGTGGTGGGTGTAACATGGAAACAGGCCAAGGCATTCTGTATCTGGCGAACCCAGTTGCTGGATGGATTCTTCACATCTATCGGACGTACCATTGTGAATGATTATCGTTTGCCTACCGAATCGGAGTGGGAATATGCTGCCCGCGGTGGACTGGATCTTAGTCCGTACCCCTGGGGAGGTCCTTATATCCGTAACATCCGTGGTTGCTTCCTTGGAAACTTCAAACCTATGCGCGGTTCGTATTTCGTTGATGGTGGATTCCACACTGTTAAAGTTACTTCCTACTCGCCCAACGAATTCGGATTGTATTGTATGGCGGGAAATGCTTCGGAGTGGACCAGCAATGCCTATGATGAGGCAGCGTATGATTTCTCCCATGACCTGAACCCGGATTATCTTTATGATGCAAAGGACAGCGATCCTTCCGTCCTGAAAAGAAAAGTGATCCGCGGAGGATCATGGAAGGACGTAGGATTTTATCTTCAAACCTCATCCCGTACTTACGAATACCAGGATACGGCTAAGTGTTACATCGGCTTCCGCTGTGTAATGACTTACCTGGGTCGTGATAAGGGTGATGATATTTAA
- a CDS encoding PorP/SprF family type IX secretion system membrane protein has product MKKIIILLSFSVLASLGFSQQDQQFSQFMHNKLSFNPGYAGTNGALCAVAMYRMQWMGFDGAPKSLLFSLDAPSRALHGGLGLTVIQDQLGNDKSLFARGAYSFHQPIGSVGVLGIGIGVGMIQKTLIYNWLPPDGQSSIQPDASIPDAKESSITYDLDFGLYYTTPKLYVGLASTHLPEQDVTKNQMNFGVARHYFVLAGYTFDITGDIQLIPNVLVKSDAKSTIFDLNVTGMYQKMVWLGASYRMTDAIAAMLGYQKEMGKSAFKAGVAYDFTTSDIKNHSNGTPEIVVGYCYKMVPKQKTQSHINPRFLK; this is encoded by the coding sequence ATGAAGAAAATTATTATCCTTTTATCATTTTCCGTTCTTGCTTCTTTGGGATTTTCCCAGCAGGATCAGCAGTTTTCTCAGTTTATGCACAATAAACTCTCGTTCAACCCCGGTTATGCCGGAACGAACGGAGCCTTGTGTGCTGTAGCCATGTACCGGATGCAGTGGATGGGATTTGACGGAGCTCCCAAATCATTGCTCTTTAGTCTGGATGCACCTTCGCGTGCTCTTCACGGAGGACTCGGTCTTACCGTGATCCAGGACCAACTGGGAAATGATAAATCCCTCTTCGCACGAGGAGCCTACTCCTTCCATCAGCCCATTGGCAGTGTGGGAGTACTAGGAATCGGCATTGGAGTCGGAATGATTCAAAAGACATTGATATACAACTGGTTACCTCCAGATGGACAGTCTTCCATTCAACCAGATGCTTCCATCCCGGATGCGAAGGAAAGTTCTATCACTTATGACCTTGATTTCGGTTTGTACTATACCACTCCCAAGCTCTATGTCGGATTGGCTTCTACACACCTTCCGGAACAGGATGTGACCAAAAACCAGATGAACTTTGGTGTGGCCCGTCACTATTTCGTTCTTGCAGGTTATACCTTCGATATTACAGGTGATATTCAGCTGATTCCCAATGTATTGGTTAAATCTGATGCGAAATCTACTATTTTCGATCTGAACGTTACCGGAATGTATCAGAAAATGGTGTGGCTGGGAGCTTCTTATCGAATGACAGATGCAATCGCCGCCATGCTGGGATATCAGAAAGAAATGGGTAAGAGTGCCTTTAAGGCAGGGGTAGCCTACGATTTTACCACCTCAGATATAAAGAACCATTCCAATGGTACCCCCGAGATCGTTGTAGGGTACTGCTATAAGATGGTTCCAAAGCAAAAGACCCAGAGTCATATCAACCCCAGGTTTTTGAAATAA
- a CDS encoding formimidoylglutamase — MKDISVYFRPVSEDLRPIGEEKTTIAHYTRFHSESGGFPDLDGVHIAVLGVEEDRGHPENAGCAAGADAVRPHFYSLRRGIMEPVIADLGNILAGAEKKDTYFALQEVINELLRKQILPVILGGSQDLSYANYLAYENVEPTINVVSIDHSFDLGTAEDSIHAGTWLGKVILHQPNHLFNFSNIGYQSYFVDEDALNLMAKLYFDSHRLGQMQSHMEEAEPVIRHADMLTVDLGCLRMSDSPGHAQPHPNGFYGEELCRIARYAGMSDKLTSIGFYEYNPSKDRRQQSAMLLGQALWYFLEGYYSRKKDYPFRNTADYQKYHVAIKDQNSEIIFYKSLRSDRWWMEVPYPPDKRLKVQRHCLVPCSYSDYQTALGEEVPDRWWQTFQKLG; from the coding sequence ATGAAGGATATTTCAGTGTATTTCCGGCCAGTAAGTGAAGACCTTCGTCCGATAGGAGAGGAAAAGACTACCATAGCTCATTATACAAGGTTTCATTCGGAATCAGGAGGCTTTCCGGACCTGGATGGCGTACACATTGCTGTGCTGGGTGTGGAGGAAGACCGCGGGCATCCCGAGAATGCAGGTTGTGCAGCAGGCGCCGATGCCGTTCGGCCGCATTTTTACTCGTTGCGACGCGGCATCATGGAACCGGTAATCGCCGACCTGGGAAATATCCTGGCAGGAGCAGAGAAAAAGGATACCTATTTTGCGCTTCAGGAAGTCATCAATGAATTACTGCGTAAACAGATTCTGCCGGTCATCCTGGGAGGTTCGCAGGATTTGTCCTATGCGAATTACCTCGCTTATGAAAATGTGGAACCTACGATCAACGTGGTATCCATTGATCACTCTTTCGACCTCGGAACAGCGGAAGATTCAATACATGCAGGAACATGGCTCGGCAAAGTAATCCTGCATCAGCCCAACCATTTGTTCAATTTCAGCAATATAGGCTACCAGTCTTATTTCGTGGATGAAGACGCGCTGAACCTGATGGCTAAATTGTATTTCGATTCCCACCGGCTGGGACAAATGCAATCTCATATGGAGGAAGCAGAACCGGTGATCCGCCATGCCGATATGCTCACGGTGGATCTGGGATGTTTGCGTATGAGCGATTCCCCGGGTCACGCGCAGCCTCATCCAAATGGTTTCTACGGGGAGGAACTTTGCCGCATTGCACGTTACGCCGGAATGAGTGATAAGCTAACTTCAATCGGATTCTACGAATACAATCCTTCGAAAGACAGACGGCAGCAGTCTGCCATGCTCCTGGGTCAGGCACTTTGGTATTTTCTGGAAGGCTATTATTCGCGCAAGAAGGACTATCCCTTCCGCAATACCGCAGATTACCAGAAATACCACGTTGCCATCAAAGACCAAAACAGCGAAATCATTTTCTATAAAAGTCTGCGCTCCGACCGCTGGTGGATGGAAGTGCCCTATCCTCCGGATAAAAGACTCAAGGTTCAGCGACATTGCCTGGTGCCCTGCTCTTACAGCGATTACCAAACAGCGCTTGGAGAGGAGGTTCCTGACCGCTGGTGGCAGACTTTCCAGAAACTGGGCTGA
- the topA gene encoding type I DNA topoisomerase — MAKNLVIVESPAKAKTIEKFLGNEFKVKSSVGHIRDLVKKGMGVDLEDNFRPSYEISPDKRDVVSELKKLAKDADMVWLATDEDREGEAISWHLFEVLGLKKSKYRRIVYHEITKTAIQDAINSPREIDLHLVNAQQARRVLDRLVGFELSPILWKKVRSNLSAGRVQSVAVRLIVEREREIMGHESRAFYKVTGFFLSGTALVKAELDEKFNTEAEAQKFLEQIARASFTVQSIEKKPGKRTPAAPFTTSTLQQEASRKLGFSVSQTMTVAQRLYEAGKITYMRTDSVNLSGFAINACKNEIHRLFGEEYSHKRQFSTKSAGAQEAHEAIRPTYMSNRGIDSGEPNEHRLYELIWKRTIASQMSDAKLEKTIVKIGNNQNQHSFTATGEVILFDGFLKVYMESSDEEGEEDEGILPAMNEGETLGVKEITAVQKFTAPPARYSEASLVKKMEQLGIGRPSTYAPTISTIVKRQYIVKESREGRPREYTVLRMENGKVSSVQNTETTGAEKARLFPTDVGMVVTDFLQKNFPHIMDYHFTAKVEEEFDEIAEGKLDWTAMLKEFYSPFHKTVEKVEETSERATGERKLGVDPKTGKNVFVRIGRFGPLVQMGETVEGEPKPKFAGLRKDQRMETLTLEEALDLFKLPRNMGTYEEKELVVNIGRFGPYIRHGDEFISLPKGEDPYSVSAERVKEILRMPRLPRPVGQLEGEEITANKGRFGPYLKFKNGFYSLKKTDDPFAISLERAVELIEEKREKERKSLITEFPSHPELKVVHGRYGPCIKLGKKFFKIPAGKTPEDLTLEECLALTGGGNDKAKSGDKKAKASPKKSKTQKPEKAGKKPAAPKKKAPAKKKPKK, encoded by the coding sequence ATGGCAAAAAATCTTGTGATTGTTGAGTCGCCTGCAAAGGCAAAGACTATCGAGAAGTTCCTTGGGAATGAATTCAAGGTCAAATCCTCGGTAGGTCATATTCGCGACCTGGTGAAGAAAGGTATGGGGGTGGATCTGGAAGATAATTTCCGCCCCAGCTATGAAATATCCCCGGATAAACGGGATGTGGTTTCGGAGTTGAAGAAGCTGGCTAAAGATGCGGATATGGTTTGGCTGGCAACGGATGAAGACCGTGAAGGGGAAGCTATTTCCTGGCATCTTTTTGAAGTGCTGGGACTTAAAAAGAGCAAATACCGCAGGATCGTTTACCATGAGATTACAAAAACCGCGATCCAGGATGCCATCAATTCTCCCCGCGAAATTGATCTGCATCTGGTTAATGCGCAGCAGGCCCGACGGGTACTGGACAGGCTGGTGGGATTTGAGCTTTCTCCTATTTTGTGGAAAAAGGTTCGTTCCAATCTCTCGGCCGGAAGGGTACAGAGCGTAGCTGTTCGCCTTATTGTTGAGAGGGAGAGAGAGATCATGGGACACGAATCCAGGGCTTTTTATAAAGTGACCGGATTTTTTCTTTCCGGTACTGCTTTAGTAAAAGCCGAACTGGACGAGAAATTCAATACGGAAGCAGAGGCACAGAAGTTTCTGGAACAGATAGCACGCGCGAGTTTTACTGTTCAGTCCATCGAGAAAAAGCCGGGAAAGAGAACTCCTGCAGCACCATTTACTACGTCCACGCTTCAGCAGGAGGCTTCCAGGAAGCTTGGATTTTCCGTATCCCAGACTATGACGGTGGCGCAGCGACTTTACGAAGCGGGAAAGATTACTTATATGCGGACAGACAGCGTCAATCTTTCCGGTTTTGCCATCAACGCCTGTAAAAATGAGATCCACCGGCTTTTTGGTGAGGAATATTCACACAAACGCCAGTTCTCCACCAAATCAGCCGGCGCGCAGGAAGCCCACGAAGCCATCCGTCCAACCTACATGAGCAACAGAGGTATAGACAGCGGAGAACCCAATGAACATCGCTTGTATGAGTTGATTTGGAAAAGAACCATCGCCTCTCAGATGAGCGATGCGAAACTTGAGAAAACGATAGTGAAGATCGGAAACAACCAGAACCAGCACAGTTTCACTGCCACCGGAGAGGTGATATTGTTCGACGGTTTTCTCAAGGTTTATATGGAAAGCAGTGATGAGGAGGGGGAAGAGGATGAAGGTATATTGCCGGCAATGAACGAAGGTGAAACGCTCGGCGTGAAGGAGATTACCGCCGTGCAGAAGTTTACCGCCCCGCCGGCCCGGTATTCGGAGGCTTCGCTGGTTAAAAAAATGGAACAGCTTGGGATCGGAAGACCCTCTACCTACGCGCCAACCATTTCCACAATCGTAAAAAGACAGTATATCGTGAAGGAAAGCAGAGAAGGCCGGCCGCGCGAATACACCGTTCTCCGAATGGAGAACGGAAAAGTAAGTTCAGTGCAAAACACTGAAACTACCGGAGCAGAAAAAGCCCGGCTATTCCCAACGGATGTGGGAATGGTTGTCACCGATTTTCTTCAGAAGAATTTTCCGCATATTATGGATTACCATTTCACTGCGAAGGTGGAGGAGGAGTTCGATGAAATAGCCGAAGGTAAATTGGACTGGACCGCAATGCTGAAGGAGTTCTATTCTCCTTTTCATAAAACGGTTGAAAAAGTAGAAGAGACCTCTGAACGGGCAACCGGTGAAAGAAAACTGGGCGTGGATCCGAAGACAGGAAAAAATGTCTTCGTACGGATCGGACGCTTCGGCCCGCTGGTGCAGATGGGTGAAACCGTGGAAGGTGAACCCAAGCCGAAGTTCGCGGGTTTGAGAAAGGACCAGCGCATGGAAACGCTCACACTGGAAGAGGCACTGGATCTCTTTAAACTTCCCAGAAATATGGGAACCTATGAAGAAAAGGAATTGGTAGTCAATATCGGCAGGTTCGGTCCTTACATCCGGCACGGCGATGAATTTATTTCGCTGCCAAAGGGAGAAGATCCTTATTCCGTTTCTGCGGAAAGAGTGAAGGAAATCCTGCGAATGCCGCGCCTGCCGCGCCCGGTGGGGCAATTGGAGGGAGAGGAAATAACCGCGAACAAAGGCCGGTTCGGTCCCTATCTGAAGTTTAAAAACGGATTCTATTCTCTGAAAAAAACAGACGACCCTTTTGCTATTTCCCTGGAAAGAGCGGTGGAGCTGATAGAAGAAAAGCGGGAAAAGGAACGCAAAAGCCTGATCACTGAATTTCCTTCTCATCCGGAGCTGAAGGTTGTGCACGGCCGTTACGGACCATGTATTAAACTTGGGAAAAAGTTCTTCAAGATTCCGGCAGGAAAAACTCCGGAAGATCTTACACTGGAAGAATGCCTTGCCCTTACCGGAGGCGGAAATGACAAAGCAAAAAGCGGGGATAAGAAAGCAAAAGCTTCCCCGAAGAAGTCAAAGACGCAAAAGCCTGAGAAGGCCGGGAAGAAGCCTGCCGCACCGAAAAAAAAGGCCCCGGCTAAGAAAAAACCGAAAAAGTGA
- a CDS encoding amino acid permease, with translation MAELKPKITGTGLTLIVIGSCIGSGIFITPSRIAGLLDSPSLILLLWIVGGLITISGALSYAELASRFPQAGGVYVYLREAFGSVWAFLFGWVVLTAVTSGALAALALAFTQFLGLVIPEIEPYRLPVAAGVLIITSVANVFGVQVGQFFSNLFTSLKVAGIVFIILCGLFVFNGESRAMYHTPEVNFATVQAFFLALTGVYWSYGGWQHATYISSEVINPGKNIAKAMIQGSCAVMLIYLLSNMAYMNVMDLDSVAASERVAADMMQEVLPGYGSRIMAIIVSISVFGTIAIYTMTAPRIYFAMASDGVFFSGLTRIHPKFHTPIPAILLQSGWAILLLFFWGTFSNLIEYVTFTEGVFLAMAALSVIVLRKKIQEPPGFRSPLYPLLPLFYFSVSVLFLGVGLYSHPVQALAALVIFSSGLIVYLFFRKRRKTLI, from the coding sequence ATGGCGGAATTGAAACCGAAAATAACCGGCACAGGACTGACACTGATTGTCATTGGCAGCTGTATAGGATCAGGGATCTTTATAACGCCTTCGCGGATCGCCGGACTTCTTGATTCTCCATCACTTATACTTCTGCTGTGGATTGTTGGAGGGCTGATAACCATCAGCGGGGCTTTATCTTATGCAGAGCTGGCATCGAGGTTTCCCCAAGCAGGAGGCGTGTATGTTTATCTGCGGGAAGCATTCGGTTCCGTGTGGGCATTTTTATTCGGCTGGGTGGTACTCACTGCCGTAACCAGCGGTGCACTTGCCGCGCTGGCGCTGGCCTTCACACAATTTCTCGGACTGGTGATTCCGGAGATTGAACCCTACCGGTTGCCGGTTGCGGCCGGGGTTCTGATCATCACCTCCGTTGCGAATGTTTTCGGGGTACAGGTCGGACAGTTTTTTTCAAATTTATTTACATCACTTAAAGTAGCCGGGATCGTATTTATTATTCTCTGCGGACTGTTTGTTTTCAACGGGGAATCCCGTGCTATGTATCACACTCCTGAAGTGAATTTCGCTACAGTTCAGGCGTTTTTTCTTGCACTCACGGGAGTATACTGGTCCTACGGCGGATGGCAGCACGCCACCTACATCAGTTCGGAGGTAATAAATCCCGGTAAAAACATCGCAAAAGCGATGATCCAGGGCTCCTGTGCGGTCATGCTGATCTACCTTCTGTCGAACATGGCATACATGAACGTGATGGACCTGGATTCCGTGGCAGCTTCCGAACGAGTAGCAGCCGACATGATGCAAGAGGTGCTACCCGGATATGGATCCAGGATTATGGCAATTATTGTAAGCATTTCTGTTTTCGGAACCATCGCCATTTATACTATGACCGCCCCCAGGATCTATTTTGCCATGGCATCGGACGGAGTATTTTTTTCGGGATTAACCAGGATTCACCCGAAGTTTCACACCCCTATACCGGCCATTCTGCTCCAATCCGGCTGGGCCATTCTCCTGCTTTTTTTCTGGGGAACATTTTCGAATCTGATTGAATATGTCACGTTTACCGAAGGAGTATTCCTTGCGATGGCCGCCCTCAGCGTTATTGTATTGCGAAAAAAAATTCAGGAACCTCCGGGGTTTAGATCGCCGCTATATCCTTTACTGCCACTGTTCTACTTTTCCGTTTCAGTTCTGTTTCTGGGGGTTGGATTATACTCCCATCCGGTGCAGGCCCTGGCTGCGCTGGTCATTTTCAGTTCAGGGCTGATCGTTTATCTGTTTTTCAGAAAGAGGCGTAAAACTCTGATTTAG
- the miaB gene encoding tRNA (N6-isopentenyl adenosine(37)-C2)-methylthiotransferase MiaB, translating into METNKLLDEGRQGEVLMMQGRAEQGSRKLFLESYGCQMNFSDSEIVASVLASEGFTTTDNYREADLVLINTCSIRENAEQKVRHRLQEFNAAKKRKPGLIIGVMGCMAERLKSKFLEEEKMLDIVVGPDAYRDLPGLIRQVEGGQKAVNVLLSREETYADISPVRLDSNGVSAFISIMRGCDNMCSFCVVPFTRGRERSRDPHSVVQEAKELMREGYREVTLLGQNVDSYIWAGGGLKKDLSDEQKAGAVDFAGLLEMVASISPQLRVRFSTSHPKDITDKVLETMAAHDNICRYIHLPVQSGSTAMLERMNRGYSREWYLSRVKRIRQIMPDCEISTDIITGFCGETEDDHRQTLSLMAEAGFSYAFMFAYSERPGTPAEKHMKDDVPEETKLRRLREVVALQQQHSAARTKEAVGKSHRVLIEGPSRRSENMWSGRNSQNNVVVFPKGKSGKGEYAEVMVEDCTSATLIGKEILSY; encoded by the coding sequence ATGGAAACAAATAAACTTTTGGACGAAGGCCGGCAGGGTGAAGTGCTGATGATGCAAGGCAGAGCAGAGCAGGGAAGCCGGAAACTATTTCTTGAAAGTTACGGATGTCAGATGAATTTTTCAGACAGCGAGATTGTAGCTTCCGTGCTTGCCTCCGAAGGATTTACAACCACCGATAATTACCGTGAAGCTGATCTGGTACTCATCAATACGTGTTCGATACGTGAAAACGCCGAGCAGAAAGTGCGCCACCGTCTGCAGGAATTCAATGCAGCAAAAAAGCGCAAACCCGGTCTCATCATAGGGGTGATGGGATGCATGGCGGAACGATTGAAATCTAAATTTCTCGAAGAAGAGAAGATGCTGGACATCGTGGTAGGACCAGACGCCTACAGAGATTTGCCCGGACTCATCCGGCAGGTAGAGGGCGGACAAAAGGCGGTGAATGTACTTTTAAGCCGGGAAGAGACGTACGCAGACATCAGTCCGGTACGTTTAGACAGTAACGGAGTTTCCGCATTCATCAGCATCATGCGGGGTTGCGACAACATGTGCAGTTTTTGTGTGGTTCCCTTCACGCGTGGGAGGGAAAGAAGCCGCGACCCGCATAGCGTTGTGCAAGAAGCGAAGGAACTGATGCGGGAAGGTTACCGGGAAGTGACCCTGTTAGGTCAAAACGTGGATTCCTACATTTGGGCGGGGGGAGGATTGAAAAAAGACCTCTCCGATGAGCAGAAGGCCGGTGCGGTTGATTTCGCAGGGCTTTTAGAAATGGTGGCGAGCATATCTCCGCAACTCCGTGTGCGGTTCTCCACTTCTCATCCCAAAGATATTACAGACAAAGTGCTGGAGACGATGGCGGCTCATGATAATATCTGCAGGTACATTCATTTACCTGTGCAGAGCGGAAGTACGGCGATGCTGGAACGCATGAACAGGGGATACAGCAGGGAATGGTATCTATCCCGGGTAAAAAGAATTCGCCAGATTATGCCCGACTGTGAGATCTCCACAGATATAATTACGGGGTTTTGCGGCGAAACAGAGGATGATCACCGGCAAACGCTGTCTCTCATGGCAGAAGCCGGATTTTCATACGCCTTCATGTTCGCCTATTCTGAGCGGCCGGGAACGCCGGCAGAGAAGCACATGAAAGACGACGTTCCGGAAGAAACGAAGCTACGCCGGTTACGGGAAGTGGTAGCACTTCAGCAACAGCATTCTGCAGCACGAACAAAAGAGGCCGTTGGAAAATCGCACCGCGTGCTTATTGAAGGTCCGTCGCGCCGATCGGAAAACATGTGGAGCGGGCGTAATTCCCAGAATAATGTGGTGGTATTCCCAAAGGGCAAATCGGGAAAAGGAGAATATGCAGAAGTAATGGTGGAAGATTGCACCTCAGCAACACTGATAGGAAAAGAAATATTATCCTACTGA